A stretch of Lactiplantibacillus brownii DNA encodes these proteins:
- a CDS encoding N-acetyltransferase, whose amino-acid sequence MLVKYRKDYEKVAMGLLSFIPDFKDIAHLQTEMQWYQADNNHQLLLWRQADGDFCGIIGIEVGADFILVHHDSLSPEERNPQNQQQMLDELAALYPDQRVMGTLEMAPIIGAWERNRDKQRTADHY is encoded by the coding sequence ATGCTCGTAAAATATCGCAAAGATTATGAAAAAGTAGCCATGGGCTTGTTATCTTTTATTCCTGATTTTAAAGATATTGCCCATTTGCAAACGGAGATGCAATGGTATCAAGCAGACAACAATCATCAATTATTATTATGGCGTCAGGCCGACGGTGATTTCTGCGGGATCATTGGCATTGAAGTGGGGGCTGACTTCATCTTGGTGCATCATGATTCGCTATCACCGGAAGAACGAAATCCCCAAAATCAACAACAAATGTTGGATGAATTGGCGGCGTTGTACCCGGATCAACGGGTCATGGGAACTTTAGAAATGGCACCGATCATTGGTGCATGGGAGCGAAATCGTGATAAACAACGAACAGCCGATCACTATTAA
- a CDS encoding DUF441 domain-containing protein, translating to MESWLFLLAILLIAWLGKNQSLQIATVVVLVIKLIPNTSKLLTTIGQKGINWGVTVITVAILIPIATGQVGFRDLWHAFKSPVGWIAVACGVLVSVLSFHGVGLLNASPEITVALVFGTIMGVVLLRGIAAGPIIAAGITYCIIQVLHLSLQ from the coding sequence ATGGAAAGCTGGCTATTTTTATTAGCAATTTTATTAATTGCATGGCTGGGTAAGAACCAGTCGCTACAGATTGCCACCGTGGTGGTCTTGGTGATTAAATTGATTCCCAACACAAGCAAATTATTGACCACGATCGGTCAAAAGGGTATTAACTGGGGTGTCACGGTCATTACCGTGGCTATCCTGATTCCGATTGCCACTGGTCAAGTTGGATTTCGTGATCTCTGGCATGCGTTCAAATCGCCGGTCGGTTGGATTGCAGTGGCCTGTGGTGTGTTGGTCTCAGTCTTGTCGTTTCATGGCGTGGGCTTACTCAATGCCTCACCAGAAATTACTGTAGCCCTTGTTTTTGGAACCATCATGGGTGTGGTATTATTACGTGGCATCGCTGCCGGGCCAATTATTGCGGCCGGCATTACTTATTGCATTATTCAAGTCTTACATTTAAGTTTGCAATAA
- a CDS encoding helix-turn-helix domain-containing protein → MTDSDLLLSAIKCTALDSLTQLIATYLEQPVFIMDVTGHTISTSTPDLPAVTPDWFRLDTNRGAFQDGTTEYLRQPINTYALKIWFLFVAQSKGYPVTASQLNLVIQVINNFNERYTVNPNQSEMNSLFTQLLHQPTKTDITSFGPLLNQPLVMITATPLSTRPHQDAFKQALQKQLTTMPMTEDTHQNLVLIVPATTAKFEQTALDTLGQQYQYCFFISEPYTDITKSRDFLNICHQAFKAAQKLGELHPVNLTQGYNIYIILDHMTDTSLLRQTMCAQLLTLKAYDRAHHAELFQTLFTYLENDCRLNTTATQLHLHRNSLTKRLQRIDDIIHIDWSQPHKTFGLRLSYRIFDYLDH, encoded by the coding sequence ATGACTGACTCGGACTTACTACTTTCTGCAATCAAGTGCACCGCACTTGATTCCTTAACCCAATTAATCGCCACCTATTTAGAACAACCGGTCTTCATCATGGATGTCACCGGACACACGATCAGCACCTCTACACCGGACCTACCTGCCGTCACCCCCGACTGGTTCCGCTTAGATACGAATCGCGGGGCCTTTCAAGATGGAACCACCGAATATTTGCGGCAACCGATCAACACGTATGCTTTAAAAATTTGGTTTCTATTCGTGGCCCAGTCAAAAGGCTACCCAGTCACGGCATCACAATTAAACCTGGTCATTCAAGTCATCAATAATTTCAATGAACGCTACACGGTTAATCCCAACCAAAGTGAAATGAATAGTCTCTTTACTCAACTACTACATCAACCCACCAAAACCGACATTACAAGCTTTGGTCCACTACTCAACCAACCACTAGTGATGATCACAGCCACGCCTCTAAGCACACGACCACACCAAGATGCCTTTAAACAAGCCCTGCAAAAGCAACTAACCACTATGCCGATGACGGAAGATACTCATCAAAACTTGGTCCTAATCGTCCCCGCCACAACTGCTAAATTCGAACAAACGGCCTTAGATACGTTGGGACAACAATACCAATATTGTTTTTTCATTTCAGAACCCTACACGGACATTACGAAAAGTCGAGACTTTTTAAACATTTGTCACCAAGCGTTTAAAGCGGCCCAAAAGCTTGGTGAATTGCATCCTGTCAACTTAACTCAAGGCTACAATATTTATATTATCTTAGACCATATGACCGACACGTCCCTATTACGCCAAACAATGTGTGCTCAGTTGCTCACCTTAAAAGCTTACGATCGTGCGCACCATGCCGAATTATTTCAAACACTTTTCACTTATCTCGAAAACGATTGTCGCTTAAACACTACGGCCACCCAATTACATCTACACCGCAACAGCTTAACAAAACGGTTACAACGAATTGACGATATCATCCATATCGATTGGAGCCAACCACACAAAACATTCGGCTTGCGATTAAGTTATCGCATTTTTGACTATTTAGACCATTAG
- the xerD gene encoding site-specific tyrosine recombinase XerD has translation MQDQLADYLHFLRVERGLVTNSLKSYQQDLTEFARYLTTQKMTSFKPVDRYVVLNYLQVLDEQGKARNTIIHAVSSLRKFFQYLAQMHVIDSDPMLKIDTPKRAQHLPQVLSAREVERLLAVPKTETTLGLRDRALLEVMYATGLRVSETINVKLDDLHLDLGLIQTIGKGDKERIIPIGDVAIDFVEQYLKTARPKLVSAKRRNNYLFLNHHGGQLTRQGVWKNLKGLVKAAGIEKDVTPHTLRHSFATHILENGADLRVVQELLGHADISTTQIYTHITKKRLAEVYNKYHPRA, from the coding sequence ATGCAGGACCAGCTTGCTGATTACCTGCATTTTTTGCGTGTTGAGCGGGGGTTAGTCACGAATAGTCTTAAAAGCTATCAACAGGACCTCACCGAATTTGCGCGCTATTTGACGACGCAAAAGATGACTTCCTTCAAACCCGTTGATCGCTATGTTGTCTTGAACTACTTACAAGTCTTAGATGAGCAAGGTAAAGCACGTAATACGATTATTCACGCGGTCTCAAGTCTGCGTAAGTTTTTTCAATATTTAGCCCAAATGCATGTCATTGATAGTGACCCAATGTTAAAAATTGATACGCCTAAACGAGCGCAACATTTGCCACAAGTTTTGTCGGCGCGCGAAGTGGAACGATTATTAGCGGTGCCGAAGACCGAGACAACCTTAGGACTGCGTGATCGTGCTTTACTCGAAGTCATGTATGCGACCGGGTTGCGGGTTAGCGAAACGATCAATGTTAAACTGGATGATCTGCATTTAGACCTTGGTTTGATCCAAACGATCGGTAAAGGCGACAAGGAGCGGATTATCCCGATTGGTGACGTGGCCATTGACTTTGTTGAACAATATTTGAAAACGGCGCGGCCCAAACTCGTCTCGGCGAAACGGCGCAATAATTATCTGTTTTTAAATCATCACGGGGGCCAATTGACACGCCAAGGGGTTTGGAAAAATCTTAAAGGGTTAGTCAAAGCGGCTGGAATCGAAAAAGATGTGACTCCACATACGCTGCGGCATTCGTTTGCCACGCATATTTTGGAAAATGGGGCTGATCTGCGGGTGGTTCAAGAATTGCTGGGCCACGCGGATATTTCCACAACCCAGATTTATACGCATATTACCAAGAAACGTTTAGCGGAGGTTTACAATAAATATCATCCGCGCGCATAG
- a CDS encoding ECF transporter S component yields the protein MQQTTLRRLVGIALLGACAYILMLLEFPIIPIAAWMKIDFSDIPILIGLFLYGMGGAFAITLIKLFLHSATMGFAIPDLIGSAASFLGSAVLIIAFAIVLRYYRGNEKWRLPLAIGLATIGLVVVESLANLTFVLPFYMQVMGMKLSVSLNTLVLIAVVPFNLIKGLLVGGVFWLVYHRLAKWLGNRNQLMSRV from the coding sequence ATGCAACAAACAACGTTACGCCGACTAGTGGGCATTGCCTTGCTCGGCGCGTGTGCTTATATTCTCATGTTACTGGAGTTTCCAATCATTCCGATTGCCGCTTGGATGAAGATTGATTTTTCGGATATTCCAATTTTGATTGGCTTATTTCTTTACGGAATGGGTGGTGCTTTTGCAATCACGTTGATAAAATTATTTCTCCATTCTGCAACGATGGGCTTTGCCATTCCAGATCTGATTGGTTCGGCGGCTAGTTTTCTTGGTTCAGCCGTGCTGATCATCGCGTTTGCCATCGTGTTACGTTATTATCGTGGTAATGAAAAATGGCGACTGCCATTAGCGATCGGACTGGCAACGATTGGCTTAGTTGTGGTCGAATCGTTAGCCAACTTAACGTTTGTCTTGCCATTTTATATGCAAGTCATGGGAATGAAGCTTAGTGTGTCATTGAATACACTCGTCTTGATTGCCGTTGTGCCGTTCAACCTGATTAAGGGGCTCTTAGTCGGGGGTGTCTTCTGGCTCGTTTACCATCGCTTAGCCAAGTGGCTGGGAAATCGTAATCAATTGATGAGCCGCGTTTAA
- the pfkA gene encoding 6-phosphofructokinase: protein MKRIGILTSGGDAPGMNAAVRAVARKAMAEGLEAYGINYGFAGLVAGDIHKIESVDLDGVVGEGGTLLYSARYPEFAHVEGQLKGIEQLKKFGIDALVVIGGDGSYHGALRLTEHGYNTIGLPGTIDNDIPFTDFTIGFDTAVNTDVEALDRIHDTAHSHDRTFVVEVMGRGAGDVALWAGVSAGADEIIVPERDWDMESVANKIKHNRANGHRSNIVVLAEGVMGADEFVKKLSQYGDFDARANTIGHMQRGGRPSAKDRVMASKMGAYAVELLLSGKGGLAVGIQNNQLVTHSMLDLFDSKHVTEASLAKLNDEISFS, encoded by the coding sequence ATGAAACGCATTGGTATTTTAACCAGTGGCGGCGACGCTCCTGGTATGAATGCGGCTGTTCGTGCGGTTGCTCGCAAAGCAATGGCCGAAGGGTTAGAAGCATACGGCATCAATTACGGCTTTGCCGGATTAGTTGCTGGTGACATTCATAAAATAGAATCAGTAGATTTAGACGGTGTGGTCGGTGAAGGTGGAACGTTACTTTATTCTGCTCGTTACCCAGAATTCGCACATGTCGAAGGTCAATTGAAAGGGATCGAACAACTGAAGAAATTCGGGATCGATGCCTTGGTCGTTATTGGTGGCGATGGGTCTTATCATGGGGCCTTGCGTTTAACTGAACATGGCTACAACACAATTGGTCTTCCTGGGACCATTGATAATGATATTCCATTCACTGATTTCACGATTGGTTTCGATACGGCAGTGAACACTGACGTTGAGGCCCTCGATCGGATTCATGATACAGCTCATAGTCATGACCGGACTTTCGTTGTGGAAGTTATGGGTCGTGGCGCTGGTGATGTTGCTTTGTGGGCTGGCGTTTCTGCCGGTGCCGATGAAATCATCGTTCCTGAACGCGATTGGGATATGGAGAGCGTTGCTAACAAGATCAAACACAACCGGGCTAACGGTCATCGCAGCAATATTGTTGTTTTGGCAGAAGGCGTCATGGGTGCGGATGAATTTGTTAAGAAGTTATCACAATATGGTGACTTTGACGCGCGTGCCAACACGATTGGCCATATGCAACGTGGTGGCCGTCCATCAGCTAAAGACCGTGTCATGGCCAGCAAGATGGGCGCCTACGCTGTGGAACTCTTACTTAGCGGTAAGGGTGGCCTAGCCGTTGGGATTCAAAACAACCAATTAGTGACCCACAGCATGTTGGATCTATTTGATTCAAAACATGTGACGGAAGCTTCATTGGCTAAGTTGAATGACGAAATCTCATTCAGCTAA
- a CDS encoding pseudouridine synthase, whose protein sequence is MAERLQKVMAEAGVASRRKSEVLITSGHVRVNGKTVTELGVKVERHDQIEVDGSPILAEKLVYYLFYKPRGVVTTVHDERGRKTVMDYFKEVPERIYPVGRLDYDTSGLLIMTNDGALANRLTHPKYEVKKTYLAKVEGVPTNADLKQLRLGVEIDGRTTAPAKSNLLDSDHKKQNALVQLTIHEGHNHQVKKMLAAIGHPVTKLKRERYGILDLQSLQAGEYRKLKPIEISKLKGER, encoded by the coding sequence ATGGCAGAACGATTACAAAAAGTCATGGCCGAGGCCGGCGTTGCGTCACGGCGTAAATCAGAAGTGTTGATCACTTCTGGGCACGTGAGGGTTAATGGCAAGACGGTGACAGAATTAGGCGTCAAAGTGGAACGACACGATCAAATTGAAGTTGACGGGTCACCAATTTTAGCCGAAAAATTAGTTTATTATCTCTTTTATAAACCCCGCGGCGTAGTAACTACGGTTCACGATGAACGTGGTCGAAAAACAGTCATGGATTACTTTAAAGAAGTTCCTGAACGGATCTATCCCGTGGGTCGTTTAGATTACGATACGTCGGGCTTGTTGATCATGACCAACGATGGCGCACTAGCCAATCGACTGACTCATCCTAAATATGAGGTCAAAAAGACTTATTTGGCGAAAGTCGAAGGCGTCCCAACTAATGCTGATTTGAAACAATTACGTTTGGGCGTTGAAATTGATGGTCGGACGACCGCGCCGGCTAAATCTAATTTGTTAGATAGTGATCATAAGAAGCAAAACGCGTTGGTTCAGTTGACGATCCACGAAGGTCATAACCATCAAGTCAAAAAGATGTTAGCAGCCATTGGACATCCTGTAACGAAGCTGAAGCGCGAGCGCTATGGTATTTTAGATTTGCAAAGTTTACAAGCCGGTGAATATCGGAAGTTAAAGCCAATTGAGATTAGTAAGTTAAAAGGTGAACGATAA
- the scpB gene encoding SMC-Scp complex subunit ScpB gives MTNIEQIEGLLFVAGDEGVTVAEIEHATGFAKPAINTMLSTLAAHYAEEPDCALMILSTANTYRLATKAAIAPVLKRYFEAPLSTSLSQASLEVLAIIAYRQPLTRIEIDEIRGVQSGSTIQKLVLRQLVTETGRLSEPGRPILYGTTELFLDYFGLQTLDDLPAIDLEALTDSEHPAPETDLFLTAFQDKLNGQHPDSEEN, from the coding sequence ATGACGAACATTGAACAGATTGAAGGATTATTATTTGTTGCCGGTGATGAAGGCGTAACGGTTGCTGAAATTGAGCATGCAACTGGTTTTGCCAAGCCGGCGATTAATACGATGCTGTCAACTTTGGCAGCCCATTACGCTGAAGAGCCAGATTGTGCCTTGATGATCCTATCAACGGCCAACACGTATCGGTTAGCGACCAAGGCAGCCATTGCGCCAGTCTTGAAACGGTACTTTGAAGCGCCACTGTCAACGAGTCTTTCACAAGCCTCGTTGGAAGTTTTAGCGATTATTGCGTATCGGCAACCACTGACGCGTATTGAGATCGATGAGATTAGAGGCGTGCAGAGCGGCTCAACCATTCAAAAGTTGGTATTACGCCAATTGGTGACCGAGACGGGTCGTCTGAGTGAACCCGGCCGGCCGATCCTTTATGGCACAACGGAACTATTTTTAGATTATTTTGGGTTACAGACCCTTGATGATTTGCCAGCAATCGATTTGGAAGCCTTAACCGATAGTGAGCATCCGGCACCAGAGACCGATCTCTTTTTGACAGCATTTCAAGATAAACTCAACGGACAACATCCAGATAGTGAGGAAAATTAA
- a CDS encoding segregation and condensation protein A — MVINNEQPITIKISEFEGPLDLLLHLIRQNKMDIYDIPIAAITKQYLDYLHSMQALQLDIAGDYLVMAATLMTIKSRYLLPQAPVAEDETDEADDDPRDSLVAELLAYKVYQEAAGELRVKEQARQQHFTREAMLMPAELPTPQLTAGITVADLQAAFRQLVAKRRRARPLTKTVTADPVTIETRMQQVRDRLTTQPDGVDFATLFTPSASDDMLVTTFMAVLELTKQAQVTLVQTAQLGPIHLHLRQDE; from the coding sequence ATCGTGATAAACAACGAACAGCCGATCACTATTAAAATATCAGAATTTGAGGGGCCACTTGATCTATTGCTCCATTTGATTCGCCAAAACAAAATGGATATTTATGATATCCCGATTGCGGCCATCACGAAACAGTATTTAGATTATTTGCATTCGATGCAAGCGTTGCAACTAGATATTGCGGGTGATTATTTGGTCATGGCGGCGACACTCATGACGATTAAAAGTCGTTATTTATTGCCACAGGCACCGGTAGCTGAAGACGAGACTGATGAGGCTGATGATGATCCACGGGACTCGTTAGTTGCGGAGTTGTTGGCATACAAAGTTTATCAAGAAGCTGCGGGTGAGCTACGGGTCAAAGAACAGGCGCGCCAACAACATTTTACGCGGGAAGCCATGCTGATGCCGGCTGAATTACCAACGCCACAGCTGACTGCCGGGATAACAGTTGCTGACTTGCAAGCTGCATTTCGGCAACTTGTGGCGAAACGTCGCCGGGCACGGCCGTTAACTAAAACGGTGACGGCTGATCCAGTGACGATTGAGACTCGGATGCAGCAAGTTCGTGACCGTTTGACTACCCAACCAGATGGGGTTGACTTTGCCACGTTATTTACGCCAAGCGCCAGTGATGATATGCTAGTGACAACTTTTATGGCCGTGTTAGAATTAACCAAGCAGGCTCAAGTAACTTTGGTACAAACGGCCCAATTAGGCCCAATTCATTTACATTTACGACAGGATGAATAG
- a CDS encoding CvfB family protein: MEASIMGTVVTAKVTDENDDAYFVQVNGQTLWVDKQEPEKPLHIGGLYEGFVYENENHQAQMTRHIPEISFENYVWGTVVRTRHDLGVFVDVGLPNKDLVVSLDELPTLSRLWPKKDDRLLVKLDRDNKQRLWGTLADQTVFTDMATPYDRDQVKNADTQVTVFRLKMAGTSVITDDGHLGFVHPSERDQEPRLGQHMKARVIGHLRDGELNLSLKPRGYEEIGDDAQMLLAALQHQADHTLPFWDKSDPEDIRTYFNISKGQFKRAVGNLLKQRLISQQPGEIKLTEVNDDEADD; encoded by the coding sequence ATGGAAGCTAGTATTATGGGAACCGTGGTCACTGCAAAAGTGACCGATGAAAATGATGACGCCTATTTTGTTCAAGTCAATGGACAGACTTTATGGGTCGACAAACAAGAACCTGAGAAGCCATTGCATATTGGTGGTTTATACGAAGGATTCGTTTATGAAAATGAAAACCATCAAGCACAAATGACCCGTCATATCCCCGAAATTTCGTTTGAAAATTATGTCTGGGGAACCGTCGTGCGGACTCGGCATGATTTAGGCGTGTTCGTAGATGTTGGCTTACCTAACAAGGACTTAGTCGTGTCTTTAGATGAGCTACCAACTTTGAGTCGGCTATGGCCGAAGAAGGATGACCGCTTATTGGTCAAACTAGATCGTGATAACAAACAACGCCTTTGGGGAACCTTGGCGGATCAAACGGTCTTTACCGATATGGCAACGCCTTATGATCGTGATCAAGTTAAAAACGCCGACACTCAAGTAACGGTTTTTCGGCTAAAGATGGCTGGAACTTCGGTTATTACCGATGATGGTCACTTAGGTTTCGTGCATCCTTCTGAACGTGATCAAGAGCCACGCTTGGGTCAACATATGAAAGCGCGTGTGATTGGTCATTTGCGTGATGGTGAATTAAACCTTTCTTTGAAACCACGGGGCTACGAAGAAATTGGTGATGATGCTCAAATGTTATTAGCTGCGCTGCAACATCAAGCTGATCATACTTTACCATTTTGGGATAAAAGTGATCCTGAAGATATTCGGACTTACTTTAACATTAGTAAAGGACAGTTCAAGCGGGCCGTGGGTAATTTATTGAAGCAACGGCTGATCAGTCAGCAACCAGGTGAAATCAAATTAACTGAGGTTAATGATGACGAAGCCGACGATTAA
- the pyk gene encoding pyruvate kinase, translating into MKKTKIVSTLGPASTDTDTIVKLIEAGANIFRFNFSHGDHAEHLDRLNKVHEAEKITGKTVGIMLDTKGAEIRTTVQKDGKSEYKIGDKVRITMDDSLESTKDKIAVTYDGLFDDVHVGGHVLFDDGLLDMKIDEKDEANRELVTTVQNAGVLGSRKGTNAPGVSINLPGITEKDSDDIRFGLDHEINYIAASFVRKPQDVLDIRELLEEKHMEHVQIFPKIESQEGIDNVDEILKVCDGLMVARGDMGVEIPAENVPLVQKSLIKKCNALGMPVITATQMLDSMQENPRPTRAEASDVANAVFDGTDATMLSGESANGLYPVESVAMMAKIDQKAENTLAENGNLQLNRFDKTSVTETIGIAIARAAKNLGIKTIVAATESGYTAKMISKYRPDADILAITFDERTQRGLMVNWGVQPIVADKPETTDDMFDLAASKAVELGFAKEGDLILITAGVPVGERGTTNIMKIQLIGSRLADGQGVGDETVIGKAVIATSAQEAIDKAVEGGVLVTKTTDKDYLPAIEKSSALIVENGGLTSHAAVVGISMGIPVIVGVKDATTVIADGQLITVDSRRGIVYRGASNAL; encoded by the coding sequence ATGAAGAAAACCAAGATTGTTTCAACACTTGGTCCTGCCAGCACCGATACTGACACTATTGTTAAATTGATCGAAGCCGGCGCAAATATTTTCCGCTTTAACTTCTCGCATGGTGATCATGCAGAACATTTGGATCGTTTAAACAAGGTTCATGAAGCTGAAAAGATTACGGGTAAGACTGTTGGTATCATGCTTGATACTAAGGGTGCTGAAATTCGGACAACTGTTCAAAAAGATGGTAAGTCTGAATACAAGATCGGTGATAAGGTACGTATTACCATGGATGATTCACTTGAATCAACCAAGGATAAAATTGCCGTTACCTATGATGGCCTATTTGACGATGTTCATGTAGGTGGTCATGTCCTCTTCGATGATGGTTTATTAGACATGAAGATCGACGAAAAAGACGAAGCTAACCGCGAATTGGTTACCACTGTTCAAAACGCCGGTGTATTAGGCTCACGTAAAGGTACTAACGCTCCTGGCGTTTCTATCAACTTACCTGGGATTACTGAAAAAGACTCAGACGATATTCGTTTTGGTTTGGATCACGAAATCAACTACATTGCTGCTTCTTTCGTTCGTAAGCCACAAGATGTCTTAGACATCCGTGAATTACTTGAAGAAAAGCATATGGAACATGTTCAAATCTTCCCTAAGATCGAATCACAAGAAGGTATCGACAATGTCGATGAAATTCTTAAGGTTTGTGATGGTTTGATGGTTGCTCGTGGTGACATGGGTGTTGAAATTCCTGCTGAAAATGTGCCTTTGGTACAAAAGAGCTTAATCAAGAAATGTAACGCTTTGGGTATGCCAGTTATTACTGCCACTCAAATGCTTGATTCAATGCAAGAAAACCCACGTCCTACTCGTGCCGAAGCATCTGACGTTGCCAACGCTGTCTTTGACGGTACTGACGCAACGATGCTTTCTGGTGAAAGTGCTAACGGGCTTTACCCAGTTGAATCAGTTGCTATGATGGCTAAGATCGACCAAAAGGCTGAAAACACTTTGGCTGAAAACGGCAATTTACAATTAAACCGTTTCGACAAGACTAGTGTTACTGAAACCATTGGTATCGCCATTGCGCGTGCTGCTAAGAACCTTGGTATCAAGACGATTGTTGCTGCGACTGAATCTGGCTACACGGCTAAGATGATTTCGAAGTACCGTCCAGATGCTGATATCTTAGCAATTACCTTTGACGAACGGACTCAACGTGGCTTGATGGTTAACTGGGGTGTTCAACCAATCGTGGCTGACAAACCAGAAACCACTGATGACATGTTTGATTTGGCTGCTTCAAAGGCCGTTGAACTTGGCTTTGCTAAGGAAGGCGACTTGATCTTAATCACTGCCGGTGTGCCAGTTGGCGAACGCGGTACGACTAACATCATGAAGATCCAATTAATTGGTTCTCGTTTAGCTGATGGCCAAGGTGTCGGTGACGAAACTGTCATTGGCAAGGCTGTTATTGCAACTTCTGCACAAGAAGCTATCGACAAGGCCGTTGAAGGTGGCGTCTTAGTTACTAAGACCACTGACAAAGACTACTTGCCAGCAATCGAAAAGTCTAGCGCTTTGATTGTTGAAAATGGCGGTTTAACTTCACATGCTGCTGTTGTTGGTATTTCAATGGGTATTCCTGTCATCGTTGGTGTTAAGGATGCTACAACGGTTATCGCTGATGGTCAATTGATCACGGTTGATTCACGTCGTGGGATTGTTTACCGCGGTGCTTCAAACGCCTTATAA